The following proteins are encoded in a genomic region of Methylobacterium nodulans ORS 2060:
- a CDS encoding type II toxin-antitoxin system VapC family toxin — translation MVKPLYDTNILIDFLAGDPRAQAEIARYTDHAISVITWMEVMIGTTAQNEAATRAFLGGFTVVDVDSAVREQAVKLRQAHRMKLPDAIIWASAQVHGLTLVTRNTKDFPASAPGVRVPYTV, via the coding sequence GTGGTGAAGCCGCTTTACGACACGAACATCCTGATCGACTTCCTGGCCGGTGATCCTCGCGCGCAGGCCGAGATCGCGCGCTACACGGACCACGCGATCAGCGTCATCACCTGGATGGAGGTGATGATCGGGACGACCGCGCAGAATGAAGCCGCCACACGAGCTTTCCTGGGCGGCTTCACCGTGGTCGACGTCGACAGCGCCGTCCGGGAGCAGGCCGTGAAGTTGCGCCAAGCGCACCGCATGAAGCTCCCGGATGCCATCATCTGGGCCTCGGCCCAGGTGCACGGCCTCACGCTTGTGACCCGGAACACGAAGGATTTCCCGGCCAGCGCCCCCGGTGTGCGCGTGCCGTACACGGTGTGA
- a CDS encoding ribbon-helix-helix protein, CopG family: MLTTIEILPEQAEALDQIAAREHTSRDALVRTLIADFVAQHAPKPDIQSFFGIWRERGVDGLEYQERLRAEW, translated from the coding sequence ATGCTGACGACCATCGAGATCCTGCCCGAGCAGGCCGAAGCGCTCGATCAGATCGCGGCGCGTGAGCACACGTCGCGCGACGCCCTGGTGCGCACTCTCATCGCCGACTTCGTGGCCCAGCATGCCCCGAAGCCGGACATCCAGTCGTTCTTCGGGATCTGGCGTGAGCGCGGTGTCGATGGTCTGGAGTATCAGGAGCGGCTTCGGGCTGAGTGGTGA